CCACAACCAGTGATGCGATCATCGCGACTGGCACATTAAACGGAATCGGTGCCATAAACGGCCCCATCATTCCGGTCACAAACAGCATCGGAATAAAGGCCAGAATAACCGCGATCGTCGCCACGTTGGTCGGGTTACCGATTTCATTGGTGGCGCGGATCAAAACCTCATCGAATTTTTCCGGATCAAAGCCATCGTGGATATGCCGGTGGATATTCTCTATCACCACGATCGCGGCGTCTACCAGCAAACCGAGCGACAGAATCAGAGCGAATAAAGTGATCCGGTTAATCGTCTGATCGGCAATCAGGCCGACAAACAGCACCACAAACAGAATCAGCGGCACGGTCAGCGTCACAATGCTTGCTTCACGCCAACCGAGGAAAAGCACCAGAATGATAATGACCGAACCGACAGCGATTCCAAGATGTTCCATCAACAGATTGACCGCAGCATTCGCTTTTTCGCCATCGTTACGGGTAACGACCACATCAACATTGCTCGGCAAAACGCTCTTTTTCAACATCTCAAGCTTATCCAGAACCGCATTCGCAACATCAACCGCATTGGTTCCCGGTTTTTTCGCCAGAGCGATCGTTACCGCGGCCTGCTCGCCTTTATGCACCATCGTCGAATTCGGACCAAAACCGATCCGAGTATAGGCATCGCTCTCTTTCGGCCCATCGGTAATGGTTGCAATATCCTTCAGATAAATCGGGCTGCCCTGATCCATACCGATAATAATATTGCCGACTTCCTGAGCATTGCCAAGATAACCGTTCACGCGAATCAGATGATTCTGGTTGTTATTGACCATGGTACCGACCGGCACGGAAACATTGTTCCCCAGCAGCATCTCGCTGATTTCGTCAAGAGACAGGCCGGTCAAGGCAATTTTCCGCGCATCCAGCCAGACGTTGATCGCTCGTTCCTTACCACCGACCACGTCGGTAAAGGAGACTCCGGGAATATTCCGCAGATTTTCAACCAGTTTCAGTGAAACATCGCGCAGATCATAACCAGACAATTCCTTTGAAGTAATTGCCAAGGTCATAATCGGTACATCATCGACGTTGATCGGTTTCACCAGTGGTTGCTGGGTATCCGGCGGCATCTTGTCAAGATTCTGCATCAGCTGGTTATAAACCTTAACCAGACTGTCGACCTGATTCTGACCGACTTCAAACTGAACCGTCACCACCCCGAAGTCGTTGGCGGCATAGCCGAAAGTATGATCCACGCCGGGCAAAGCCCCCATGATGGTTTCCAGCGGTTTCACCACCATATTCTCGACTTCTTCCGGCGTTGCACCACCTTTAGGCACAATGATATTTGCGGCAGGAACCACAATCTGCGGGTTATATTCGCGTGGCGTAATCAAGTAAGCCATGATCCCGGCCAAAGTAATCGCCAGCATGATCATCATGGTAATTTTTGAATGGATAAACGCCTTGGCCAATTTCCCGGCAACATTCAATTCCGATTTTGGCGTTGCATTCTCAGACATAGTTTAAGCCCCTTCCGCTTTAGAACCGGCGGAGATCACGTCAACCTGATCACCGTTCAACATGCTTTGGTTGTTATCGACGACGATCTGCTCACCCAGAGCCAGCCCGGCCTGGACTTCGACCATATCCCCTGTCGACATTCCGGTGCGGACCATATGAAAGAAGGCATGACCGTCTTCCACCACAAATACACCTTCAATACCGGCACGCATCACAATTGCCGACTTGGGAATCATCATCGCCTGGCGGACACCACGCGTGAAACTGACGCGCGCGAAAGTCCCGCTGTTTACATTATTAATATCAGGTAGACTCAATTTAACCGTATGCGTACGTGTTTTAGGGTTCGCGGAACTTACCAAAGTATAGATCGTACCAACCAAAGGCTTATTCTGGCCATCAATCATCACTTCTGCTTCATCGCCCTGACGCAGAACGGCGTACAGATCAGCAGCCACTTCCGTCTGAACACTCAAAGATTTCAGGTTTTCAATTACGACGATCGGATTACCCGGAGCTGCCAAATCACCGGCAGCAGCCATTTTTTCGACCACCACACCATCAAACGGAGCGGTCACATTAGCGTATTTCAGCTGCGATTCCGCTTGTCTCAAACCGGAACGCGCCGCCGCCAGGTTTTCCTGAGCCACACTGTATTGCAGGCGAATTTTGTCGTACTGCTGCTTGGAAACCGAATCGTCTTCATACAACTTGGTAAAACGGTCATAGTCCAGTTTTGCATCCGTCAAAGCGGCTTTAGCCTGTTGATAAGCCGAGTTCGCCTGAGAAATCTGACTGCGAATATCCGCCGAGTCGATCGAGAACAATAACTGGCCGCGCTTCACTGTCTGCCCGACCTTAACATTCGAGTTCTTAATATAGCCCATCAAACGCGAAGCGATGCGCGCTCTCTGATCCGGCACCACGGCTCCGGGAACTACGGTATTCATCGGGACTTCACCCAGGCTGACCGTTGCGACATGCGCTGCAATGGTCTGCACCGCTTCCTGCGGGGCAACCGGCGCTTCCTGTTGACAGGCCGTCAATCCCAAAGCCGCGACCAGAGCCGAAACGGCAAATAATTTACGTGTCTGTTTCATTTCAAAAACCTCAATTCAATTCGTTACAGTAATTTGATATCCATGGTTCCACTGGCCAGACGCAATTTCGCTTTGAACACATTCACGTCATAATTTGCCGAAACCAGATCGGCGCGCGCCTTATCCAATTGCGTTTGAGCGCCCAGAACTTCGGTCATGGTCGACACGCCGTTTTCGTAACGACGCATGACCAGTTCCAGCGCTTCTTCTGCCTGCTGAACCGCCAACTCGTTGGATTGAACCTGCTTCTGTGCGATCTGCATTTTGCGCCAGGCCGTCAACAGATCCAGACGGACTTTATTTTCTGCCGAACGCACAGCGGCTTTCTTCTGCTCTGCAGAAGCATTGGCCATATCGATTGCACCGGCAGTGACGCCAAAGTCGGTAATTTTCCACGAAACCACACCGGCAACCGTATAAGAACTACTATCGAAACCGGGCGTTTCGCTGTTCCAGTCCTGACGAAGCATTACATTGAAATGCGGGTATTTATCGGCGCGAGCCGCATTAATCGCAAAACCGGACGACGTCGCTTCTCTGCGCTTGGCTTCCAACTCTGGATTACCGCTCATCGCTAAGGCCAAAAGCCCGTCGACCGAATCCTGAGGCAGTTGCAAATCCATGCGTTCAGCGACGTCCAACTCAGCAGAAGCGTCCATGTTCATCAGCATACGCAGACTGTCCAATGCGATCTGCTCCTGCCCCTGCGCCTTCATCAAAGCCACTTCCGCAGCGGACTGGTGAACTTCGGCACTCAATAACTCCGAGCGAACCACCACGCCCTGCTCAACCAGATTACGCGTCGTTTTAACAAAAGAGTCCGCCGTTTTCTTTGCCTGCTCAGCAACCTTGATATAGGAACGCGCCGCATGCACAGCCTCATAAGCCTGATAAACGTTATAGGTCAAATACTGCTGAACCGCTGCGTCGCCTTGCTGGGCCGCATCGATCATCGCCGCCGCTTGATCTTCGTAACTCTTGATTCTGCCACCGTTCCAGATTGGAATCAGCATTTCGATGCGGGTATTGAAATCGGTGTGAGCATCCGGGTAGTTCAAGCCTCTCGGCTCATAAGAAAAGTTGCCGTTGTTCAATTCGGTCATGGCACCGCCGTCAACACCAAAATCAGCAAAAGCTGCCTGACGCTGTTGAAGTTTCATCCCA
The nucleotide sequence above comes from Thiomicrorhabdus sp.. Encoded proteins:
- a CDS encoding efflux RND transporter periplasmic adaptor subunit, which codes for MKQTRKLFAVSALVAALGLTACQQEAPVAPQEAVQTIAAHVATVSLGEVPMNTVVPGAVVPDQRARIASRLMGYIKNSNVKVGQTVKRGQLLFSIDSADIRSQISQANSAYQQAKAALTDAKLDYDRFTKLYEDDSVSKQQYDKIRLQYSVAQENLAAARSGLRQAESQLKYANVTAPFDGVVVEKMAAAGDLAAPGNPIVVIENLKSLSVQTEVAADLYAVLRQGDEAEVMIDGQNKPLVGTIYTLVSSANPKTRTHTVKLSLPDINNVNSGTFARVSFTRGVRQAMMIPKSAIVMRAGIEGVFVVEDGHAFFHMVRTGMSTGDMVEVQAGLALGEQIVVDNNQSMLNGDQVDVISAGSKAEGA
- a CDS encoding TolC family protein codes for the protein MKQKYSLLKAGGLMLSALLPWSAYAQTYDFKMCVEDALHKNPEMDVSSSRIQQAESALQQAEASRYPQLNLSITGTNSDNPLNVFGMKLQQRQAAFADFGVDGGAMTELNNGNFSYEPRGLNYPDAHTDFNTRIEMLIPIWNGGRIKSYEDQAAAMIDAAQQGDAAVQQYLTYNVYQAYEAVHAARSYIKVAEQAKKTADSFVKTTRNLVEQGVVVRSELLSAEVHQSAAEVALMKAQGQEQIALDSLRMLMNMDASAELDVAERMDLQLPQDSVDGLLALAMSGNPELEAKRREATSSGFAINAARADKYPHFNVMLRQDWNSETPGFDSSSYTVAGVVSWKITDFGVTAGAIDMANASAEQKKAAVRSAENKVRLDLLTAWRKMQIAQKQVQSNELAVQQAEEALELVMRRYENGVSTMTEVLGAQTQLDKARADLVSANYDVNVFKAKLRLASGTMDIKLL